In Aedes albopictus strain Foshan chromosome 3, AalbF5, whole genome shotgun sequence, the following are encoded in one genomic region:
- the LOC134291827 gene encoding LOW QUALITY PROTEIN: uncharacterized protein LOC134291827 (The sequence of the model RefSeq protein was modified relative to this genomic sequence to represent the inferred CDS: substituted 1 base at 1 genomic stop codon): MADRQDSFFNQIASNYGTNTARYFKDYARDNVKLCNMTVRKDFLLECRRKGVSPAHIINTMKCVYPLLEDGSPYIPKLDRIVGRFKKALLNIEIQHTFHKIKTLKQNMLLAKLNIETTTDASVSTEFIATQQRAFTNRKTQVERSTNRKLDRLLNINDSLCEAVPTLNEKAILNASGVDIPREMETLLSMGPKFALPIQNIQPNTVYHLIADVESILRTCPDKNTQDRNRCLIGTRIQNYLSRTHTPNVNTPLLRFCENATRITKRFVTEHPELCVLESDKGKKMVIMRLADYDTKMLELLNASTYQTLRSDPTSTIQKKVNNMARRLSNLQLIDKHTLHQLQTQTATCPRIYGQPKAHKPNLPLRPVVPNITAPTYHMSKFIANILQSTFTSQYNVKDSFAFVEYVNSVTIPPDHVLVSFDVVSLFTNIPKERIIRSIIFRWADIKRGTKINLDLFLEMVEMCLNSSYFRFRDKYYQQTFGTAMGSPLSPILADYVMEDLLDTVTQQLSFSIRVLKKYVDDLFLVLPKTEVQSTLAAFNNYDQHLQFTVEDEKDGALPFLDTLVMHHNDGSVSTQWYSKPISSGRLLNYHSFHPTNMKLNVAKNLINRATQLTTKSSMEQVKHKIFQILRQNNYPSALINRLTSHIRNNQAALTTATPSNHNIQHSHPPQQPSQADPGTTTILPISQHTLQAPNSQIPNEVVYKSMPNIPILSRTISEILKREYPSVKIATYNIKSTXTLLKPVKDAVTPLEQHNVIYSIPCTNCDKVYIGMTTNHLKKRISGHRSNVNKHSNTTEHDTQPKTALIQHMLDCQHTFNLDGTKIVDRSYRSSALPMLEMCHIHNTSNTVNFRTDVDGLNITYAGILHTVKTTQSRRRQMSNDRPYTTVDTVDLTDVEQ, from the coding sequence ATGGCTGATAGACAAGACAGCTTCTTCAATCAAATTGCAAGCAATTACGGGACTAACACTGCACGATACTTTAAAGACTACGCCAGAGACAACGTTAAACTCTGCAACATGACGGTGAGAAAGGACTTCCTCCTCGAATGCCGCAGGAAGGGAGTCTCTCCGGCACACATCATTAACACAATGAAATGTGTGTATCCGTTACTCGAAGACGGCAGTCCATACATCCCCAAATTAGACAGGATTGTGGGCCGTTTCAAAAAGGCGTTGCTGAACATCGAAATCCAACATACCTTTCACAAGATTAAAACCTTGAAACAGAACATGCTACTCGCAAAGCTCAACATCGAAACAACTACGGATGCGTCTGTGTCGACGGAGTTCATAGCGACACAGCAAAGAGCTTTCACCAACAGGAAAACGCAGGTCGAACGCAGCACTAATCGAAAGCTCGACCGGCTACTCAACATCAACGATTCCCTATGCGAAGCAGTCCCCACACTGAACGAGAAAGCCATTCTCAACGCTAGTGGTGTCGACATTCCAAGAGAGATGGAGACACTTCTCAGCATGGGACCGAAATTCGCTCTTCCGATACAGAACATCCAACCGAATACCGTTTATCACCTCATTGCGGACGTTGAATCCATTCTCCGCACCTGCCCCGATAAGAACACACAAGATCGGAACAGATGTCTCATAGGTACCCGCATTCAAAACTACCTCTCACGCACACACACTCCAAACGTGAACACCCCCCTACTACGGTTCTGTGAGAATGCAACGCGGATCACGAAAAGATTTGTGACAGAACATCCGGAGCTTTGTGTCCTGGAGTCCGACAAGGGGAAGAAAATGGTGATCATGCGCCTAGCAGACTACGACACAAAAATGCTGGAACTACTCAATGCCTCGACGTACCAAACACTACGAAGTGACCCAACATCAACGATCCAAAAGAAGGTCAACAACATGGCTAGGAGGTTATCCAACCTCCAACTCATCGACAAGCACACTCTGCACCAACTACAGACCCAAACAGCAACTTGTCCCCGCATCTACGGGCAACCCAAAGCCCATAAACCCAACCTTCCACTACGACCTGTCGTTCCAAACATCACAGCTCCTACATATCATATGTCCAAGTTCATAGCCAACATCCTACAATCCACTTTCACCAGCCAATACAATGTAAAAGACAGTTTCGCATTCGTGGAATACGTCAACTCCGTCACGATTCCTCCTGACCACGTTCTAGTTTCGTTCGACGTTGTTTCGCTGTTCACCAATATTCCGAAGGAGAGAATCATCCGCAGCATCATATTCCGATGGGCAGACATCAAACGAGGAACCAAGATCAACTTAGACCTGTTTTTGGAAATGGTTGAGATGTGCTTGAACAGTAGCTATTTCCGATTCAGGGACAAATACTACCAGCAGACTTTCGGAACTGCTATGGGCAGCCCACTATCACCGATCCTGGCGGACTACGTAATGGAAGACTTATTGGACACAGTTACACAACAGTTGAGTTTCTCCATCAGGGTTCTGAAAAAATACGTAGACGACCTGTTCCTCGTACTACCCAAAACCGAAGTCCAAAGTACCCTTGCTGCGTTCAACAACTACGATCAACATCTCCAGTTCACCGTAGAGGACGAGAAGGATGGAGCGCTACCCTTCCTGGATACCCTAGTGATGCACCACAACGATGGAAGCGTGAGTACGCAGTGGTATTCCAAGCCCATCTCTTCGGGACGTCTGTTGAATTACCATTCCTTCCATCCAACGAACATGAAGCTCAACGTAGCTAAAAACCTCATAAACCGAGCTACACAGCTAACCACCAAGTCGTCAATGGAACAAGTCAAACACAAAATTTTCCAAATCCTACGACAGAACAACTACCCTTCGGCATTAATCAACAGACTAACAAGCCACATCAGGAACAACCAAGCAGCGCTCACCACGGCAACTCCCTCCAATCACAACATACAGCATAGCCACCCACCACAACAACCCTCACAAGCAGATCCAGGAACAACAACAATCCTCCCAATATCGCAGCACACTCTACAAGCACCAAACAGTCAGATACCAAACGAAGTCGTCTACAAATCCATGCCAAACATCCCAATACTGAGCCGTACCATATCAGAGATCCTAAAAAGAGAATATCCATCTGTAAAAATAGCCACGTACAACATAAAAAGCACATAAACACTTCTCAAGCCTGTAAAAGATGCAGTTACACCTCTAGAACAGCATAACGTCATTTACAGTATACCATGTACCAATTGTGATAAAGTATACATAGGTATGACGACCAATCATCTCAAAAAGAGAATCAGTGGACACAGATCCAATGTAAACAAACACTCCAATACCACAGAACACGATACACAACCCAAAACAGCACTAATACAACACATGCTCGATTGTCAACACACATTCAATCTAGACGGTACAAAAATAGTTGACAGATCGTACCGTTCCTCTGCCTTACCGATGTTGGAAATGTGTCACATACACAACACTTCCAACACGGTAAACTTCCGAACAGACGTAGATGGGCTAAATATCACGTATGCTGGTATTCTACACACAGTCAAGACAACCCAATCACGTAGAAGACAAATGAGCAACGATAGACCATATACCACAGTAGATACAGTAGACCTAACAGATGTCGAACAATAG
- the LOC134291828 gene encoding uncharacterized protein LOC134291828 yields the protein MVEMCLNSSYFRFRDKYYQQTFGTAMGSPLSPILADYVMEDLLDTVTQQLSFSIRVLKKYVDDLFLVLPKTEVQSTLAAFNNYDQHLQFTVEDEKDGALPFLDTLVMHHNDGSVSTQWYSKPISSGRLLNYHSFHPTNMKLNVAKNLINRATQLTTKSSMEQVKHKIFQILRQNNYPSALINRLTSHIRNNQAALTTATPSNHNIQHSHPPQQPSQADPGTTTILPISQHTLQAPNSQIPNEVVYKSMPNIPILSRTISEILKREYPSVKIATYNIKSTKTLLKPVKDAVTPLEQHNVIYSIPCTNCDKVYIGMTTNHLKKRISGHRSNVNKHSNTTEHDTQPKTALIQHMLDCQHTFNLDGTKIVDRSYRSSALPMLEMCHIHNTSNTVNFRTDVDGLNITYAGILHTVKTTQSRRRQMSNDRPYTTVDTVDLTDVEQ from the coding sequence ATGGTTGAGATGTGCTTGAACAGTAGCTATTTCCGATTCAGGGACAAATACTACCAGCAGACTTTCGGAACTGCTATGGGCAGCCCACTATCACCGATCCTGGCGGACTACGTAATGGAAGACTTATTGGACACAGTTACACAACAGTTGAGTTTCTCCATCAGGGTTCTGAAAAAATACGTAGACGACCTGTTCCTCGTACTACCCAAAACCGAAGTCCAAAGTACCCTTGCTGCGTTCAACAACTACGATCAACATCTCCAGTTCACCGTAGAGGACGAGAAGGATGGAGCGCTACCCTTCCTGGATACCCTAGTGATGCACCACAACGATGGAAGCGTGAGTACGCAGTGGTATTCCAAGCCCATCTCTTCGGGACGTCTGTTGAATTACCATTCCTTCCATCCAACGAACATGAAGCTCAACGTAGCTAAAAACCTCATAAACCGAGCTACACAGCTAACCACCAAGTCGTCAATGGAACAAGTCAAACACAAAATTTTCCAAATCCTACGACAGAACAACTACCCTTCGGCATTAATCAACAGACTAACAAGCCACATCAGGAACAACCAAGCAGCGCTCACCACGGCAACTCCCTCCAATCACAACATACAGCATAGCCACCCACCACAACAACCCTCACAAGCAGATCCAGGAACAACAACAATCCTCCCAATATCGCAGCACACTCTACAAGCACCAAACAGTCAGATACCAAACGAAGTCGTCTACAAATCCATGCCAAACATCCCAATACTGAGCCGTACCATATCAGAGATCCTAAAAAGAGAATATCCATCTGTAAAAATAGCCACGTACAACATAAAAAGCACAAAAACACTTCTCAAGCCTGTAAAAGATGCAGTTACACCTCTAGAACAGCATAACGTCATTTACAGTATACCATGTACCAATTGTGATAAAGTATACATAGGTATGACGACCAATCATCTCAAAAAGAGAATCAGTGGACACAGATCCAATGTAAACAAACACTCCAATACCACAGAACACGATACACAACCCAAAACAGCACTAATACAACACATGCTCGATTGTCAACACACATTCAATCTAGACGGTACAAAAATAGTTGACAGATCGTACCGTTCCTCTGCCTTACCGATGTTGGAAATGTGTCACATACACAACACTTCCAACACGGTAAACTTCCGAACAGACGTAGATGGGCTAAATATCACGTATGCTGGTATTCTACACACAGTCAAGACAACCCAATCACGTAGAAGACAAATGAGCAACGATAGACCATATACCACAGTAGATACAGTAGACCTAACAGATGTCGAACAATAG